A segment of the Pirellulales bacterium genome:
GACGGCGAACCGCTACATGCCGCCGCGTTCGATTTCGTGGTCGCGCCGCGGGCGCTTTCTTTCTATTTGCCGACAAAATCGCCCGTCGTTCGCATACGCAGTTAATCTCGGCCGACTGCTGCGGTTTTCAACGCAGACGCGACGATGTCAGGGCATCTTTCCGAGTTGACATCCGCGTGGGCAATGTGTGCTCGCAGGAGGCACGATTTCATGGCACTCGTTATCGACGAGATAGACCGCGCAGCACCAGCGCGACGTCCTCTGGACCGACCGGCCGGGTATCATCGCTGGCATAATTTGCTGTTCGTTCACTGGCGCCTCGATCCGGCCATAATCGAGCCCATGCTGCCGCGTGGTCTTTCGCTCGACACCTGGGATGGAAGCGCCTGGATTGGCCTTGTGCCGTTTGCGATCTCGGGGCTGCGGCCGTATTGGTTTCTGCCTGTGCCCGGCGTAAGTGCCTTTAACGAGATCAATGTGCGCACGTACGTGTATTATCGAGGCGGCAATCCTGGGGTTTGGTTCTTCAGTCTCGATGCCACGAGCGTTCTGGCCGCACGCGTGGCCCGATGGCGGTGGCGACTGAATTACTTTTCGACTGACATGCGGTTGCGGCAATCCGGAGATATCATTCATTACGAAGCTCTGCGGCGGCAGCGCGGCTCCAAGGCCGGCGCGAGGGTCGTGGCTAGAATTGGCACGCAGCTTGATCAGGGGCCAGAGCAGCGAGTACCTGGCCAGGCTAAGCCGGGGACTCTCACGCACTTCTTGCTTGACCGTTACATTCTGTACGCGCAGCAAGGGGCCGGCCCGCTTTTCACAGCGCAGGTCCATCATGCCCCCTATTGCGTGAGGGAAGCGCACCTGCTCGCCTGCGAGCAAACGATGCTGGCCGCCAGCGGCATCATGCCTGATGAACCTCCCTCCCATGTAGCGTATTGCGAACGAGCCGACGTCGAGGTGTTCCCCTTGCGCCGTGTGTGAGTACGATTAGGTTGTCGCGCGGTTCACGCGCAAGCTCACCATGGCGATGCTGAGGCACAGAGAACACTAGAAACGATGAGACGCGAGTGCGGGTTGCCGAACGCTAAGGAGCAATGTCTCGTCGGCATACAGATCGACATTTCGCATTCGATATTTATTAATTCGTCTGCCCGCGCATTTTCGGCTTGAGAGCTGCATGACTTCGATCCCTCTGCCGATGCGCGAGCCGCGAGCCACCTATATTCATGTGCCGTTTTGCCGCCATCATTGCGGGTATTGCAATTTCACGGTCGTGGCCGGCCGGGACGACCTTGTCGATCAATATGTTGTGGCGCTCGATCGCGAACTGGCAGGGCTGGGTGGGCCGCGCACCGTCGAGACTCTGTTTATTGGCGGCGGAACGCCCACACATCTGCCGCCGGCCAGCCTTGAACGATTGCTGACGACCGTCCGTCGTTGGTTTGTCCTGACGAACGGCGGCGAATTTAGTGTCGAGGCAAATCCAATTGATGTCTCTCCGGAGGTGGTGCGCATCCTGGCCGATCACGGCGTCACGCGCATCAGTATCGGCGCTCAATCATTCGCGCCGGACACATTGCAAAAACTCGAACGCGATCACGGGCCGGTCGAAATTGTCAATGCGGTTACGGTCGCGCGTGCGATCGGCTTGGATGTATCGCTTGATCTGATTTTTGCCGCGCCCGATGAAACGAAGGTGCGTTGGCAGGCAGATTTGGATCAGGCGTTGCAACTGGCGCCCGATCACATCTCGACGTATGGGCTGACGTACGAGCGCGGCACGACGTTCTGGGGCCGGCTCACGCGCGGCGATCTGGCTCGAGCTGATGAAGGCGTCGAGCGCGAGATGTATTTGACCGCAATCGACACGCTCGTCGCGGCGGGCTTCGAGCATTACGAGGTGTCGAATTTTGCCCGGCCCGGGCATCGCTGCCGGCATAATGAAGTGTATTGGGCTGGCCAGAGCTACTTCGCGGCCGGGCCTGGCGCGGCGCGGTACGTCGCCGGGCGACGCGAGACGAATCATCGCAGTACGACAACCTGGCTGCGACGGGTAATGGCCGGAGAATCCCCCGTCGCCGAGCAGGAAACTCTCGACGCGGTAGATCGTGCCCGCGAAATGCTCGTCTTGGGCCTACGGCGGTTGGCCGGCGTCGATCGCGCAGAATTCCGCAGCCGCGCTGGATTTGCCGTCGACGAGCTGGGGGGCGAAGCCTTGCAGGGCTTCGTCGACCGCGGCCTGCTTGAGGACACTGGTCATGCGGTGCGGCTGTCTCGCGCGGGGCTTTTGGTCAGCGACGCTTTATGGCCGAAGCTATTACGCAAATAATGCCTGGGGAACGGTTACCCAGTAGCCGGGGCCCTGCCACGTCGGTACGATCTACCCAAACTCATGCAGGAGCCAAATATGACCGCTTTGCTTGCCGTCCTGTTGACGACCGCGATGTTAGCTGCCGACGCAGATCCGGCGCGGTGGGACAAGACGATCGCTGCGTTTGAGGAACAGGACAAGACGATGCCTCCACCACAGGAGGGAATCGTGTTCGTGGGGAGTTCGTCGATCCGCTTTTGGGATGTGAAGAAGGCGTTTCCCGATCTGCCGGTCATCAACCGCGGCTTCGGCGGCTCGCATATGGGAGATGCGACCCACTTCGCGGATCGCATCGTCATCCCCTACAAGCCACGCGTTGTGGTTGTTTTTGCCGGCGGAAACGACATTGCGTCGGGCGTCTCAGCAGAGCGGGTATGCGAAAACTTCAAATCGCTCGTCGACAAGATCCACGCTGCCTTGCCGCATACCAAGATCTATTTCGTATCGCTGTTTCCCACGGTGGCGCGGTGGAAGCTCGATAGTAAACTTCGTGAAGCAAACAGCTTGATCGAGGCCTACACCAAAACGGATCCCCGTTTGGGCTTTATCGACACGCGTACTGTCATGACCGCGCCCAGCGGTGGTCCGCGCCCGGAGCTGCTGCGGGACGATAATCTGCACATGAACCAGAAGGGCTATGCGATCTGGAATGAGATCGCGGGCCCAATCTTACGCAAAGCCTTCCAGCAAGCGTCGGCGAAGTGAGTCAAGCATGAATGACGCGAATTCCGTGAATGGGAATTGATGGTAGTTGCATCCGGCGCCACGATCTTCATCGTGATGTCAAAAACATTCGTTTGATTCCTGTCATTCATAGTTCAAACCGTTTGGAATGCGCAATCCAAATGGCTCGGTCGACACGTGTGATCATATCCGGCACGGGCGAAGCTAGAGCTGAACCGAAGTCCACACGGCGCTGCCGGCTATTCGCCGCCGGTATCGAGGACCGCCAGAAAGGCCTTTTGTGGGATGTCGACGCTGCCCACGGACTTCATGCGCTTCTTGCCTTCGCGCTGCTTGGCCCACAGTTTGCGCTTGCGTGTGATGTCGCCGCCGTAGCATTTGGCGGTGACGTTCTTGCGCATCGCCGAAATCGTTTCGCGGGCGATGATCCGGCTGCCAATGGCGGCCTGAATGGCCACTTCGAACATGTGTCGATCGATTTCGCTCCGCAGTTTCTTGACGATCGCCCGACCGCGGCGGTCGGCATCCTTGCGGTCGCAAATGATCGAAAGGGCATCAATGCGGTTTCCGCCCACCAGGATGTCCATCCGCACCAGATCGGCCGGAAAGTATCCCAACAGTTCGTAGTCCATCGTGCCGTAGCCGCGCGTGCAGCTCTTGAGCTTGTCGTGCAGGTCGTAGATCACGTCAGCCAGCGGCAAATCATAGACTAACATCGCGCGCGTCGGCGACAGGTACTCCGTGCGCACGTAAATCCCGCGGCGATCGTTGCACAATTGCATGACGGGTCCGATGACTTCGCTGGGCAGCACGAAGCTCACGCGCACGATGGGTTGGCGAAATTCCTCGATCGAGCCCGTGTCTGGAACCTTTTGCGGGTTGTAAATCCGCAGCAACTCGCCGTCCTTAGTAAGGATCTCATAGGTGACGTTAGGCGCTGTTTGCACAAGATCGAGATTCGCCTCCCCTTCGAGCCGTTGCTGGACGATCTCCATGTGCAACAGGCCCAGGAAGCCGCAGCGAAAGCCAAAGCCCAGGGCATCGCTCGTTTCGGGCTCGAACTCGAAGCTGGGGTCGTTGATGCTGAGCTTAGTCAGCGCGTCGCGGAGCTCCTCGAAGTCTTGACCATCGGAGGGATAAAGGCCGCAGAACACCATGCGCTTCGGCTCTTGATAGCCGGGAAGCGCGACCGCGGCTGGCTCGCCGGCGGTGGTCACCGTGTCACCGATGTGCACCTGGTTCAACGCCTTGATGTTGCAGATCAGGTAGCCCACCTGGCCGGCTTGCAATTGCTCGCAGGATCGGCGCTGCGGGACAAACTGGCCGAGCTCCAGCACCTCGTGAACATAGCCGGTTTTGATGAAGCGGATTTTCTGTCCCTTGCGCACGACGCCGTTCATTAACCTGACATACGTAATGGCGCCGCGGAATTCGTCGTAGTGCGAGTCGAATACCATCGCCTGTAGGGGCGCTTGCGGGTCGCCCGCCGGGGCCGGCACCCGTTCGACGATGGCCGCCAGTACGTCTTCGACTCCCTTCCCTGTTTTGCCGCTAGCCGGCAGAACGTCGGCGATGTCGATGCCCAGCACCGTCTCCATCTCCTGCATGACCTCTTCGGGCCGAGCATTGTTGAGGTCAATCTTGTTCAGCACGGGAACGATGGTCAGATTACCCGCCATGGCCGCCAGGGCATTGGCCACAGTCTGTGCTTCAACTCCCTGACAGGCGTCCACCAGCAATAGCGCCCCTTCACAGCAGGCCAAACTGCGGGAGACTTCGTATTGAAAATCCACGTGCCCGGGCGTGTCGATCAGGTTCAGCTCGTATTTGTCTCCCTTGTGTACGAAACGCATCGCCACGGCGCGCGCTTTGATTGTGATGCCGCGCTCGCGCTCTAGGTCCATGTCGTCGAGCGTTTGCTCGCGCAGCTCGCGCTTGGCGACTGTGCCAGTCACCTCCAGCAACCGATCGGCAAGAGTGCTCTTGCCGTGATCGATGTGGGCAATGATCGAGAAATTCCGAATGTGTTTACAATCGAGTTTCGACAATTTTCAGTTTTCCCTTATGCTGCCTCGCGGCACGTTCTCTGTGTCGGACGGCACGGGCCGAAGATCTGCCCCCACCGCGCGCGGACTCTTCACTACCCTTGGGAGTTCCGCGCATGTTCCTGTCTGGCGACGCCGGCAGCACCGATGAATCCTGCATCGCTACCGAGGGACGCAAAGTCGATGATGGTCCGTTCGGCGAGTACGGGAAATGCCCGGCGTTTCACCTCGTCGCGTACCGTGTCCAAGAATTGGCGACCGAGTTTCGTGTCGTGTCCTCCGAAGGTCATGGCTCCCCCTAACACGACTCCGTTAGGGTCGATCGTGTGCATCAGGTTGACAACCCCCACTGCCAGATATCGCGCCGTTTGCAAAACCAACTCCTGCGATAGGGCATCGCCCGCTTCAGCCTCGCGCGCGAGCATGAGCGGCGTCAGCGGCTCGCCGGCCGCCATTTCGACCGAGAGCGTACTGGCCCGGCCCGTCGCCAGCGCCTCCTGCATGCGACGCACTACGGCCTTGGCGCTGCAAAACGCCTCGAGATGGCCGCGCTGTCCGCACGAGCAGGCCGGCGCGTCGTCTCTGTGGTCGATGATGATGTGACCGCACTCGGCACCATGGCTGTGCTCGCCGCGGAGGACGAAGTCATCGACGACAATTCCGCAACCGATGCCGGTGCCCAGGGTGAACATCACCATGCTGCGCAGCGTGCGACCACTCCCCACCCAGAACTCGCCATACGCTGCCGCGTTGGCGTCATTCTCAAATGAGACGGGCAGTTCGCAGTACTTCTGCAACCGGTCACGGATTGGAAAGTCGGTCCAGCCTGGCAGGTTCGGTGGATCGAGCAACAATCCTGCGGGAATATCCATCGTGCCGGGCGAGCCTAGTCCCACTCGCGCCACATCGGTCGTCTTGGCTCGGGCTTGATCGATGGCCTGTTTGACGGCAGCGCCCATGCGCCGCGCCCCGTCATCCGGTCCGCGCTCGGCATCCGTTTGCAGGTTCAACCAAGATAGCGGCCGTCCCAGGTCGTCAACGACGCCGACCTTAATGCTCGTCCCCCCCAGATCGACCCCGACAAAAAGCGGTAGCTGGGCCTGCTCGCGAAGAATGAACTGATGCTGGGACATTGGGAAAGGCCAGGCGACCGGGAGGGATCGTCCATGCGCGACGCGGGATCAGAGACGGGACACAATTTGGCGGGGGCGTGGGAAGTAGAAGTATAGGAATTCGGGCGCTAAGTGGCAATCGCACCTGGGGAGCCCGCCGCTACAGTTGGCTTGCCATAAAGCACTCCAAAATCGCTATTTAGAGCCCTGAACTGGGCGACGCAACTGGATTTCCAGCGTGCTCTCTGGTAGCTTGCATGGCAACGGCAATGCGAGGGATTAGCGAGTACTACAAGTTCCGCCTTGCCGACCTACAAAACGCTGCGCCGATAGGAATCTCCCGCATCATAGCGGCGGCATTTCTTCGGTCGCCCTGGCATGGGAAGAACGTCGACCGACGTTTTGCAAGGATGTGGAACCACGGAGCCTATCCGTCTCGTAACGGGCGGCCGACGCTCTCCTATCTGCGAATTGCCCGCGCTTTGATCGAATTGCCTCGAATACGGGCCGCAAGCCGCGTCGGTATAACGTCCGTCGCTGGTACTCGGTCAGCTTGCTGGGTGGCACTCGGACGAACCCGGCCATTCGATATTTTTGGCCCGAGGAACTGACATGACTTTCGAATTTGCAAGTTGCCGTGCCCCGCAGGCTCGTTTTGAGCCGCGCGTGCTCAGCCAGGTTTTACTTGCCCAAGGAGTGGGCCGACGTACCGAAACCGGCGCAGGATATAGATACAGACGGTGCATGCTGGGCAGCTTGTGTCTGCTCTTGATAGCGGGCTCGAGCGCGGCAGTGTTCGCCGAGGTAGCGCCAGCTCAGAAGTCGATTGTCAATTCATCGCAAGCTGCCGTCGCTTCCTCAGACTCGTCGACCCTGGCTAAAGGGGTGACGATCTATCGGGATGCCTTTGGCACCCCGCACGTCGACGGCGTGAATGATGCTGCGGTCGTCTTCGGTTTTGCGTACGCGCAGGCCGAGGACTTCTTCTGGCAGATCGAAGACACCTACATCCTGTCCCTGGGGCGCTATGCCGAGATTCTGGGGCCGAAGGGTCTCAATTCCGACCTGTTGAACCGCGCGTTCGAAATCGTGCCGCGCTCGCAAGCGGACTATGAGCAACTTGAACCGGAAATCAAGACAATTTGCGAGTCGTACGTTGCCGGCCTTAATTACTATCTGGCGACGCATCCCGAAGTGAAGCCGCGGATGATCACTCACTTCGAGCCGTGGCACGTGGTGGCATTTGGGCGGCATCTGACGCTCGAGATGTGCTTTCGTTACACGCGATTGTCCAGCAACTTCATGCCGCGCACGTCGCCGTCGATTTCGGCAGCCGTGGGGTCGAATGCCTGGGCGATTGGGCCCCAGCGGACAAAATCAGGAAACGCCATGCTGATGGCCAATCCGCACCAGCCCTGGTTTGGGTTCGGGCAACTCTACGAGGCCCATCTCCGTAGCGGCGATGGGTGGAACTTTACCGGCGCCACGTTCTTTGGCAGCCCGCTACCCACGATCGGCCACAACGAGGATGTAGGCTGGAGCTTCACGGTCAATGAGCCAGACATCGCGGACGTGTGGCGCGAAACATTCGACGATCCGAACGACCCGCTGAATTACCGGTACGATGGCGGCTACCGTCGCGCCACAGAGTGGAAAGAGACGGTGCGCGTTCGCCAAGGCGTGGGGCTGAAAGATAAAAACTACACCTTCCGCAAGACGCATCATGGACCGATCGTCGCCAAGGAGGGCCAGGTGCAGTTGGCCGCTCAGGTGGCAAAGTTGTACGACGCGCTCTTATTGCGACAGATGTCCATCTTGGTGCGGGCGAAGAATGTCGGGGACTTCAAACGTGGGATGGGAACTCTTAATTTCCCCATCATGAACGCCATCTACGCCGACCGGCATGGCGACATTTTCTACCTGTATAACGGCATCATTCCTCGCCGTGATCCACAATTCGATTGGAGCAAACCGGTCGACGGCAGCGATCCTCGCACCGAATGGCAGGGTTATCTGTCGATTGACGAACTGCCCCAAGTCTTGAATCCGCAGTCGGGGTTCATTCAGAACTGCAATTCCAGTCCGTTTACCGTCACGGATGTGGGTAATCCTTCGTTGGGTGACTTCCCCACCTACCTGGCCGAGGATCGTGACGACGACAAACGCCGCGCAAAAATGTCGCGGCAGTTACTTCGCGATATGAAGGACGTAACCCTGGAAGACATTCAGCACGCGGCCTTTGACACGACTCTCTATTGGGCACAAGTCGAGTTGCCCCGCTACGCCCGCGCGCTCGAAGAATTGAAAACCAGTGACCCCAAACTGGCCGAAAGGGTGGCACCCTATCTAGACCATTTGCTTGCCTGGAACTATCGCGTTACGAAGACGTCGACGCAAGCGCCGTTGTGCATAGAGTGGTACGAGGATTTGTATGGAGGAAC
Coding sequences within it:
- a CDS encoding ROK family protein, which codes for MSQHQFILREQAQLPLFVGVDLGGTSIKVGVVDDLGRPLSWLNLQTDAERGPDDGARRMGAAVKQAIDQARAKTTDVARVGLGSPGTMDIPAGLLLDPPNLPGWTDFPIRDRLQKYCELPVSFENDANAAAYGEFWVGSGRTLRSMVMFTLGTGIGCGIVVDDFVLRGEHSHGAECGHIIIDHRDDAPACSCGQRGHLEAFCSAKAVVRRMQEALATGRASTLSVEMAAGEPLTPLMLAREAEAGDALSQELVLQTARYLAVGVVNLMHTIDPNGVVLGGAMTFGGHDTKLGRQFLDTVRDEVKRRAFPVLAERTIIDFASLGSDAGFIGAAGVARQEHARNSQG
- a CDS encoding DUF2071 domain-containing protein; translation: MALVIDEIDRAAPARRPLDRPAGYHRWHNLLFVHWRLDPAIIEPMLPRGLSLDTWDGSAWIGLVPFAISGLRPYWFLPVPGVSAFNEINVRTYVYYRGGNPGVWFFSLDATSVLAARVARWRWRLNYFSTDMRLRQSGDIIHYEALRRQRGSKAGARVVARIGTQLDQGPEQRVPGQAKPGTLTHFLLDRYILYAQQGAGPLFTAQVHHAPYCVREAHLLACEQTMLAASGIMPDEPPSHVAYCERADVEVFPLRRV
- a CDS encoding GDSL-type esterase/lipase family protein; the encoded protein is MTALLAVLLTTAMLAADADPARWDKTIAAFEEQDKTMPPPQEGIVFVGSSSIRFWDVKKAFPDLPVINRGFGGSHMGDATHFADRIVIPYKPRVVVVFAGGNDIASGVSAERVCENFKSLVDKIHAALPHTKIYFVSLFPTVARWKLDSKLREANSLIEAYTKTDPRLGFIDTRTVMTAPSGGPRPELLRDDNLHMNQKGYAIWNEIAGPILRKAFQQASAK
- the lepA gene encoding translation elongation factor 4 codes for the protein MSKLDCKHIRNFSIIAHIDHGKSTLADRLLEVTGTVAKRELREQTLDDMDLERERGITIKARAVAMRFVHKGDKYELNLIDTPGHVDFQYEVSRSLACCEGALLLVDACQGVEAQTVANALAAMAGNLTIVPVLNKIDLNNARPEEVMQEMETVLGIDIADVLPASGKTGKGVEDVLAAIVERVPAPAGDPQAPLQAMVFDSHYDEFRGAITYVRLMNGVVRKGQKIRFIKTGYVHEVLELGQFVPQRRSCEQLQAGQVGYLICNIKALNQVHIGDTVTTAGEPAAVALPGYQEPKRMVFCGLYPSDGQDFEELRDALTKLSINDPSFEFEPETSDALGFGFRCGFLGLLHMEIVQQRLEGEANLDLVQTAPNVTYEILTKDGELLRIYNPQKVPDTGSIEEFRQPIVRVSFVLPSEVIGPVMQLCNDRRGIYVRTEYLSPTRAMLVYDLPLADVIYDLHDKLKSCTRGYGTMDYELLGYFPADLVRMDILVGGNRIDALSIICDRKDADRRGRAIVKKLRSEIDRHMFEVAIQAAIGSRIIARETISAMRKNVTAKCYGGDITRKRKLWAKQREGKKRMKSVGSVDIPQKAFLAVLDTGGE
- a CDS encoding penicillin acylase family protein, whose protein sequence is MTFEFASCRAPQARFEPRVLSQVLLAQGVGRRTETGAGYRYRRCMLGSLCLLLIAGSSAAVFAEVAPAQKSIVNSSQAAVASSDSSTLAKGVTIYRDAFGTPHVDGVNDAAVVFGFAYAQAEDFFWQIEDTYILSLGRYAEILGPKGLNSDLLNRAFEIVPRSQADYEQLEPEIKTICESYVAGLNYYLATHPEVKPRMITHFEPWHVVAFGRHLTLEMCFRYTRLSSNFMPRTSPSISAAVGSNAWAIGPQRTKSGNAMLMANPHQPWFGFGQLYEAHLRSGDGWNFTGATFFGSPLPTIGHNEDVGWSFTVNEPDIADVWRETFDDPNDPLNYRYDGGYRRATEWKETVRVRQGVGLKDKNYTFRKTHHGPIVAKEGQVQLAAQVAKLYDALLLRQMSILVRAKNVGDFKRGMGTLNFPIMNAIYADRHGDIFYLYNGIIPRRDPQFDWSKPVDGSDPRTEWQGYLSIDELPQVLNPQSGFIQNCNSSPFTVTDVGNPSLGDFPTYLAEDRDDDKRRAKMSRQLLRDMKDVTLEDIQHAAFDTTLYWAQVELPRYARALEELKTSDPKLAERVAPYLDHLLAWNYRVTKTSTQAPLCIEWYEDLYGGTYPGEVLKPAFQGDVPAQLAALVNAAAKLQSIYGTWKVAYGDVYRIQRHADVAEFIDIPFDDAQPSLPCIGSHGPMGVVFTQYYTPPIQIPFVKTIKKHYGVVGLTYMGVFEFADKVRGGTLLQFGASGDPRSPHFFDQAKLLSECKLKPDLFDWDEVKSACRRSYHPGEVARETARK
- the hemW gene encoding radical SAM family heme chaperone HemW, with product MTSIPLPMREPRATYIHVPFCRHHCGYCNFTVVAGRDDLVDQYVVALDRELAGLGGPRTVETLFIGGGTPTHLPPASLERLLTTVRRWFVLTNGGEFSVEANPIDVSPEVVRILADHGVTRISIGAQSFAPDTLQKLERDHGPVEIVNAVTVARAIGLDVSLDLIFAAPDETKVRWQADLDQALQLAPDHISTYGLTYERGTTFWGRLTRGDLARADEGVEREMYLTAIDTLVAAGFEHYEVSNFARPGHRCRHNEVYWAGQSYFAAGPGAARYVAGRRETNHRSTTTWLRRVMAGESPVAEQETLDAVDRAREMLVLGLRRLAGVDRAEFRSRAGFAVDELGGEALQGFVDRGLLEDTGHAVRLSRAGLLVSDALWPKLLRK